The DNA sequence AGGGGCTGGGGAGAGGTCGTGAACCATAGCAGCCAATAAAAATTCCCCGCCTGTGTCGGGCAAACGGCATCTTTGAACCCATTCAAAAGGTGGTACCTCCTCAACCGTTTTAGGCTTCCCCTTGCGGGGCATGCACACCGCGACTGAAGGTTAGGTCCATTAAGAACAGGCGTTGGCTCAAAAAATATCCGCTGGCTTCGAGCACTGCAGGGAAAATGAACGAACTCTATCTAGGCCAAATATACTACCGTTGGGCCGGATTTGCAAGCCTTTTTTGAAAAATATTTTCCGGCCCCAAAGCTGTTATTCGCCGATCTCTTCCAGCCTGTGGCTGAGCTTCTCCATCGCTTTCTCGCGCTCCTGTCTTTCCCGGAACAGCTCGTCGGCGATATTGATGGCGGTAAGGATGGCGATCTTGGAAACGGCCCCGGTCACCGACATCTGGGATAACTGGCGCATCTTCTCGTCCACGTAGGCGGCCACCCGCTTGACGTATTCGGCGTCCG is a window from the Candidatus Edwardsbacteria bacterium genome containing:
- a CDS encoding cell division protein ZapA, with product MTESKPGIKVEIFGNEYRIKGQADAEYVKRVAAYVDEKMRQLSQMSVTGAVSKIAILTAINIADELFRERQEREKAMEKLSHRLEEIGE